From Manihot esculenta cultivar AM560-2 chromosome 18, M.esculenta_v8, whole genome shotgun sequence:
atttttccttgTTTGACAAGACATATAATGGAAGAAAACAATTATCTTTTCATGAATTTTTCATTATGCCCTTTATTTCTTGTTCTACTTATTGTTCATGGgggtatatatataatttcaaaacaaaatacacttttcaaacatttctttCCTATTTCCCCCAAATTGGAGAGAAAATATCTAATGGAAATGATAGTTAACTTTCCTCCTCCTTTATTGTCTCCTCCCTTTACGATTTCCTCAACTTAGTTTTTTCCCTCCAACCAGAGGATTGAAGTTTGTAGAAGGGAAACATAGTGCTATTAAAAGCAAAAACAATCAAGTCAGTTGCATGGAAGCATTTCAGTACTAAATTGTAATGTCTTATACCTCTCTAATCTGTGGTTCAAACCCCATATCCAGCATTCTATCAGCTTCATCCAGAACAATAAATGAAATTCTAGAGAGGGAACTGTTTCCTTGTTGTAAATGATCAATGAATCTTCCTGGAGTAGCAACAATTACATCCACTCCTGCCCGTAGTTCAGACCTCTGGCATTGCACGCAGCAAGAAAAGTTGCACAAGTAACCAAATAGCAATAACAcatttgcaataaaaaaattaaaaaaaaaaaaatgaattttgagaATACGTTTCTCACTTAATGGCAGAAGGGGAATGTTGCTTCACCATCCAATTCTTAAAAGGATTTCAGAAAATTTACAAACATGAAAACCGTTCCTTTATTCTAACTAAACTCACCATTTCCTTACCTTGCAATATTCATTGAGAATTTAACCAACCACTGAAAAACAGAACTAGAAGTACACATACCTGGTCAGCAATGTTAGTTCCACCCACAACTATCGCAGTTCTGAATGACTCAAGAGATCTGCTAAAACATTTGACCTGAAATTTTATGACAATGCTATTCAACATGATAACTTGATTCAAACAAAAGTTCATGCTAGTTCCCAACTAAACATACTAGACCAGCCCAGTATATATAATTCTTAACTCTTAAATAATTGTTTCAATTACAGGTAAATTCTCACACCTCCTTCTCAATCTGTTGAGCTAGCTCTCTGGTAGGAGCTAAAACCAATGCCAGTGGTCCATCACCTCGTCGAATAGGAGACTGAGCCAGGCAGTGCTGCAGATTGAAACAAGAATCCATAAGAAAATACCATATCATATAAGCATATACGATATATCATAAGTTCATAACACCACACCTGTATCATCGGAATGGTGAATGCAGCAGTTTTGCCACTACCAGTTTCAGCACAACCTAATAGATCTCTACCACTAAGTGCCACTGTCATGGCCTGCGCCTGAATAGAAGTCGGCCTAGAATATCCATGATATGCAATATCCTTCATGATGCTTGGGTGCAAAAGCTAagaaataatgaaaaacaatctttatttttgtaattgGTTCATCATAATCAATCAAAGCAATCTTAACAAAATATGATTCTCATAATCCAAATTACAAAGGTTACCATATCTTCAAATGATTCAATTGGCGCAGGTGCGGGAGGAGAATCCAAAGCAACAGTAACTTCAACGTTAAGCCGCATACGAACGTCTTCAATCTGCATGCAAATGCAACAGAATAAAATGATTTAAACACAGCAAGAAATTACTTATAGGAACCAAAGAAACTTCAACACAAGGAATTATTaaggaaataaaaatttaaatgtcaGAGATGGAAAACTGAAGCTACTGACACACgattgataataaaaaaaattgagaaaacaAAAGGCAAGGTTCTAAAATATAGCAGCaattgaagaaaagaaaaaatgaaccAGAAAAGAACCCTAAAAAAGGTAAAATTCCAACCGATTGCTACGCTCAGCAACCAAACAACGTCATTttggttcaataacaagtaaaaaaataatattaatcgcATTGAATATATCAACAAAATATCAAAGCAGTTGCGAGAGTAAAGGAGCGGAAACCTGCTGCGAATTCAAGCGAAGAACGCGCTCGGATGGGTTCCATTGAGGAAAAAAAACTTCGGGAACAGCCACGGTTCTCGGCGCAGCGGAGGTCCGGCGAGACGCATTGGATAGAGTGGGGAGAGAGTTCCAAGTAGAAGTAGCAGAAGAGATTTTAGAGTGGAAATTTGAAGAAGCGGAATTAGAGAGCTTAGTGATGTGATCATTGACGTTATCTAGGGTTACTGAAGTGgtagtggtggtggtggtggtggcggAAGAGTTCCTCAAGTGTGGAGGTACATACGACATCGTTTAGCTTTTGTTTTAACAGTTTTCAGTTACGCTTGCACAAATACAAGAGTGAAAATGCGATGGCGGAGCTGACGATGAGAGAGGAAACCACAGAAAGTGAACGGAAGATGAGATGAGATGAGAGAAATGAGCGAGTGAAGTGATTTTGTTTGGACAATTGACTCTCCGTTTTTGTTTTAGGCCAAGGCCCAGTGGCTAATATATTAGAGGACCACAATTGTTTTGCATTCGATTATTttcaaacatataacatacacaatctatttttttattttttattttttatttaagaatttgattttataaaaaatagttttttatatttaatgtatttttgcatatataatttatttaaatgatttttatttattatcatatttcaataaaatttatgaaagaaaaaaattatcatg
This genomic window contains:
- the LOC110606905 gene encoding ATP-dependent RNA helicase RhlE isoform X1; its protein translation is MSYVPPHLRNSSATTTTTTTTSVTLDNVNDHITKLSNSASSNFHSKISSATSTWNSLPTLSNASRRTSAAPRTVAVPEVFFPQWNPSERVLRLNSQQIEDVRMRLNVEVTVALDSPPAPAPIESFEDMLLHPSIMKDIAYHGYSRPTSIQAQAMTVALSGRDLLGCAETGSGKTAAFTIPMIQHCLAQSPIRRGDGPLALVLAPTRELAQQIEKEVKCFSRSLESFRTAIVVGGTNIADQRSELRAGVDVIVATPGRFIDHLQQGNSSLSRISFIVLDEADRMLDMGFEPQIREVLRNLPKRHQTLLFSATMPVEIETLSQEYLTTPVQIKVGKVSSPTANVSQVLKKVSESEKIDCLLALLVEDASQSERSGHPFPLTVVFVERKTRCDEVAEALVAQGLQAVAFHGGRSQSEREAALQDFRSGSNNILVATDVASRGLDVTGVAHVINLDLPKTMEDYVHRVGRTGRAGSAGQATSFYTDRDLFLVAQIKKAIADAQSGNKVAFATGKVARRKEREAAALQKEARNSVSKLVGPTSLNIEDKYRFMIASSSIKGEGAADSAWDD
- the LOC110606905 gene encoding ATP-dependent RNA helicase DBP2 isoform X3, with protein sequence MSYVPPHLRNSSATTTTTTTTSVTLDNVNDHITKLSNSASSNFHSKISSATSTWNSLPTLSNASRRTSAAPRTVAVPEVFFPQWNPSERVLRLNSQQIEDVRMRLNVEVTVALDSPPAPAPIESFEDMLLHPSIMKDIAYHGYSRPTSIQAQAMTVALSGRDLLGCAETGSGKTAAFTIPMIQHCLAQSPIRRGDGPLALVLAPTRELAQQIEKEVKCFSRSLESFRTAIVVGGTNIADQRSELRAGVDVIVATPGRFIDHLQQGNSSLSRISFIVLDEADRMLDMGFEPQIREVLRNLPKRHQTLLFSATMPVEIETLSQEYLTTPVQIKVGKVSSPTANVSQVLKKVSESEKIDCLLALLVEDASQSERSGHPFPLTVVFVERKTRCDEVAEALVAQGLQAVAFHGGRSQSEREAALQDFRSGSNNILVATDVASRGLDVTGVAHVINLDLPKQT
- the LOC110606905 gene encoding ATP-dependent RNA helicase DBP2 isoform X2, whose translation is MSYVPPHLRNSSATTTTTTTTSVTLDNVNDHITKLSNSASSNFHSKISSATSTWNSLPTLSNASRRTSAAPRTVAVPEVFFPQWNPSERVLRLNSQQIEDVRMRLNVEVTVALDSPPAPAPIESFEDMLLHPSIMKDIAYHGYSRPTSIQAQAMTVALSGRDLLGCAETGSGKTAAFTIPMIQHCLAQSPIRRGDGPLALVLAPTRELAQQIEKEVKCFSRSLESFRTAIVVGGTNIADQRSELRAGVDVIVATPGRFIDHLQQGNSSLSRISFIVLDEADRMLDMGFEPQIREVLRNLPKRHQTLLFSATMPVEIETLSQEYLTTPVQIKVGKVSSPTANVSQVLKKVSESEKIDCLLALLVEDASQSERSGHPFPLTVVFVERKTRCDEVAEALVAQGLQAVAFHGGRSQSEREAALQDFRSGSNNILVATDVASRGLDVTGVAHVINLDLPKLGN